From the Lathyrus oleraceus cultivar Zhongwan6 chromosome 4, CAAS_Psat_ZW6_1.0, whole genome shotgun sequence genome, one window contains:
- the LOC127137367 gene encoding uncharacterized protein LOC127137367: MVMVNRHQDADHIIDQHRQEDLAVENNLTTIVERIMARNGMSATLQRPLYVSRLAEFILQAKAPRGMKVPKYTKFGGESGESTIEHVARYLTESGDLAHNECLRVKNFPSFLTTAAFTWFTSLAPSSIDSWGKLEKKFHEQFYEGHSKISLAELSSIKRRFVESIDDYLNRFRSLKARCFTQVPEHELVQMAAGGLDYSIRKKIDPTFVKSMSQLADRVRHLERLRLEKFRHNKSKKEKVAFVEYDATDPIREVDYASSTELEINVTELKPGSAYECRSLLPAQGKNPIENSSKFPSKTYTFNVSKCEEIFDLLVKDGADGGTAWY, encoded by the coding sequence ATGGTAATGGTTAACCGACACCAGGATGCCGACCATATTATCGATCAACATCGACAAGAAGATCTGgcagtggaaaataatttgacaactattgtcgaaaggattatggctagaaaTGGCATGAGTGCTACATTACAAAGGCCATTATATGTGTCCCGGTTAGCTGAATTCATTCTCCAAGCTAAGGCGCCTAGGGGGATGAAAGTGCCAAAGTACACAAAATTTGGGGGAGAATCTGGTGAATCGACAATAGAGCATGTCGCCAGATACCTAACAGAGTCAGGGGATTTAGCTCATAACGAATGTTTAAGAGTAAAAAACTTCCCCTCCTTTCTAACCACggctgccttcacatggtttacGTCGTTGGCCCCTAGTTCAATCGACTCATGGGGcaaattagaaaagaagttccatgaacagttttacgaaggacaTTCCAAAATCAGTTTGGCAGAGTTGTCCagtattaagagaaggtttgttGAAAGTATAGATGATTATTTGAATCGTTTTAGGTCCTTAAAAGCTAGGTGCTTTACGCAAGTGCCAGAACATGAACTAGTTCAAATGGCCGCGGGGggtttagattattccattaggaagaagaTAGATCCAACATTTGTGAAAAGTATGTCACAACTAGCCGACAGAGTCCGACATCTCGAACGACTAAGGCTAGAAAAATTTAGGCACAATAAGTCTAAAAAGGAAAAGGTAGCGTTTGTCGAATACGACGCGACAGACCCAATACGTGAGGTCGATTATGCttcatcgaccgaattagaaatCAACGTGACTGAATTAAAGCCAGGGTCCGCCTATGAGTGCCGCTCATTGTTGCCTGCGCAAGGCAAGAATCCTATCGAAAATAGCTCAAAATTCCCTTCGAAAACTTATACTTTCAACGTGTCGaagtgtgaggaaatttttgacttaTTAGTCAAAGATGGGGCAGATGGTGGTACCGCCTGGTACTAA